Proteins from a genomic interval of Arthrobacter sp. CAN_C5:
- a CDS encoding glycosyltransferase family 4 protein — MTHSYAPEHSPPQRRWTQFIRSFRAAGWDVDVVAPVAHAPFGKRTLPRRQAGRPFMCMAGQHGERIRRVPFLWHRNTRLGRLSNHLFSAACSIPAAFLSKRPDVIIVTVPSLPILGAGFVVSRLMRRPLVVDMRDAWPDIARDAKLVRSGAKGIVERIIMAIQERAELVVTVTHGFARTLRQRGLKNVATVSNGVDLRGLDKLAPPPLEADRLEVLYLGNHGESQMLDVPIRAAALVGERMRLTMVGNGVQRPELVRLAHELNAPVEFHQSVYGPAVREYYNRTDSCIVSLRDDWKSFETTIPSKTYEVLSLGRHVTGIVLGEAQKILQDAESGHIVACSPEDVAELWRKLAADRSLLQVNGAGRAWVKNNADIEALAQSYIDLLAEVAGGPHR; from the coding sequence TTGACGCATTCATATGCCCCGGAGCATAGCCCGCCCCAGCGTCGTTGGACGCAGTTCATCCGATCCTTTCGCGCGGCCGGTTGGGACGTCGACGTCGTCGCACCAGTCGCCCACGCTCCCTTTGGTAAGCGGACACTGCCTCGCAGGCAAGCCGGTCGGCCATTCATGTGCATGGCCGGCCAACACGGGGAGCGCATTCGGCGGGTCCCTTTTCTCTGGCACCGGAACACCCGGTTAGGTCGACTCAGCAACCACCTTTTTTCGGCGGCCTGCAGTATCCCTGCTGCTTTCCTGTCGAAACGGCCCGACGTCATCATCGTCACCGTGCCTAGCCTCCCCATCCTTGGCGCAGGGTTTGTGGTCTCGCGACTGATGCGTCGGCCCCTTGTCGTTGACATGCGGGACGCCTGGCCGGACATCGCCCGGGATGCCAAATTGGTGCGCAGCGGTGCCAAGGGGATAGTTGAACGAATTATTATGGCCATCCAGGAGCGAGCCGAGCTGGTGGTGACTGTGACCCATGGATTCGCCCGGACTCTCCGCCAACGTGGCTTGAAAAATGTTGCAACGGTCAGCAACGGTGTTGATCTGCGGGGGCTGGACAAGTTGGCTCCTCCACCCTTGGAAGCGGATCGACTCGAGGTGCTGTACCTCGGGAATCACGGGGAAAGCCAGATGCTCGACGTGCCCATCCGGGCGGCAGCGCTAGTAGGGGAGCGGATGCGCCTCACCATGGTGGGCAATGGAGTTCAGCGTCCTGAGCTGGTCCGTTTGGCTCACGAACTGAACGCCCCGGTGGAATTCCATCAGTCCGTTTATGGACCTGCGGTCAGGGAGTACTACAACCGCACCGATAGCTGCATCGTCTCGCTGCGGGATGACTGGAAGTCTTTTGAGACCACCATCCCGTCCAAGACCTACGAAGTGCTGTCTCTGGGGCGGCACGTCACCGGCATTGTGTTGGGGGAGGCGCAGAAAATTCTTCAGGATGCCGAGTCCGGGCACATTGTCGCCTGTTCGCCGGAAGACGTTGCGGAGCTCTGGCGGAAGCTGGCCGCTGATCGTTCGCTGCTCCAGGTCAATGGCGCAGGACGCGCCTGGGTGAAGAACAATGCCGACATTGAGGCGTTGGCCCAAAGCTACATCGATCTTCTGGCTGAGGTTGCTGGGGGCCCGCACCGGTGA
- a CDS encoding glycosyltransferase family 4 protein, giving the protein MTQAVAAYLRGESGRTQEVLQSALDAGGRASTAIRLAEVSLAAGYPTMADGFLIRAQAPGAPDASRTVARRRWYDGDMSGAVEVLEAAGRPRSAERLESERRVFAGWTPSVAPVKGYVPRDRTVLHVLTNSLPHTGSGYAHRSHSILKAQHDAGWNVHAATRVGYPVQVGKLFAADLDVLEGVSYHRVLPSTLAEGFDGRLQQQAEELLALALRIRPTVLHTTTHFVNGLVVREVARVLGIPWVYEVRGQLADTWASSRSDAAKKSGRYRLFTESEAQVMHSANLVVTLGEAMKQDIVGKGVDPRKILLCPNAVGDEYLDEPMDSRSARQSLGLPSDGLYVGTVSSIVDYEGLDDLLRAFAELVADLPGLRCLIVGDGVALPSLKTLAEQLGVRALVTFTGRVPREEARLHHQAIDIFVVPRKDLEVTRAVTPLKPVEAMACARTVVASDLPALREIVSADTGVLTVAGDTASLVSGIRGLIADGGARLKSEAAAMGAAGRRQVLSNRTWVGNSAALLDAYPALRCSA; this is encoded by the coding sequence GTGACGCAGGCTGTAGCCGCATATCTCCGCGGGGAAAGCGGCCGTACCCAGGAAGTGTTGCAGTCGGCATTGGACGCCGGCGGACGGGCTTCAACGGCCATCCGACTGGCCGAGGTGTCGCTCGCCGCCGGGTATCCGACGATGGCGGACGGATTCCTCATTCGTGCCCAGGCGCCGGGCGCGCCGGATGCCAGCCGGACGGTGGCGCGACGGCGCTGGTACGACGGCGACATGAGTGGCGCTGTGGAGGTGCTGGAAGCGGCGGGACGGCCACGCTCGGCGGAGAGGCTTGAGTCGGAGCGTCGGGTCTTTGCCGGCTGGACACCCAGTGTGGCACCGGTAAAGGGCTATGTGCCGCGGGACCGCACGGTGCTGCACGTCCTGACGAACTCACTGCCCCACACCGGTAGCGGCTACGCCCATCGGTCTCATTCCATCCTGAAAGCCCAGCACGACGCAGGATGGAATGTGCATGCGGCAACCCGCGTGGGTTATCCCGTGCAGGTGGGAAAACTCTTCGCTGCCGACCTCGATGTGCTGGAGGGTGTCTCCTATCATCGGGTGTTGCCTTCGACTCTGGCCGAAGGATTTGATGGCAGGCTGCAGCAGCAAGCTGAGGAACTCCTGGCCCTGGCGCTGCGGATCCGGCCGACCGTTCTACATACCACCACCCACTTTGTGAATGGCCTGGTGGTGCGCGAAGTTGCCCGCGTGTTGGGCATCCCCTGGGTATATGAGGTACGCGGCCAATTGGCTGACACTTGGGCATCAAGTCGTAGCGATGCCGCAAAGAAGAGCGGACGCTATAGGCTCTTCACTGAAAGTGAAGCGCAGGTTATGCACAGTGCCAACCTGGTGGTGACGTTGGGTGAGGCTATGAAGCAGGACATCGTGGGCAAGGGAGTAGACCCGCGCAAGATTCTGTTGTGCCCGAACGCTGTGGGCGATGAGTACCTCGACGAACCGATGGACTCACGGAGCGCCCGTCAGTCACTCGGACTGCCCAGCGACGGCCTGTATGTCGGCACTGTCAGTAGCATCGTCGACTACGAGGGTCTGGATGACCTTCTGCGGGCGTTCGCCGAATTGGTGGCAGACCTTCCTGGTTTGCGGTGCCTGATCGTGGGGGATGGGGTGGCTCTACCCTCGCTGAAGACTCTGGCCGAACAACTTGGCGTGAGGGCCCTCGTGACGTTTACCGGCCGAGTGCCTCGTGAGGAAGCTCGGCTTCATCATCAAGCCATAGATATTTTTGTTGTGCCGCGGAAGGACCTGGAAGTGACCCGAGCGGTGACGCCGTTGAAGCCAGTCGAGGCGATGGCGTGTGCGCGGACGGTGGTGGCGAGTGACCTTCCCGCCCTTCGCGAGATCGTTTCGGCTGACACCGGGGTGCTGACCGTAGCCGGGGACACAGCGTCCCTGGTGTCCGGTATCCGTGGGCTCATTGCCGACGGTGGTGCGCGTCTCAAGTCTGAGGCCGCTGCAATGGGTGCCGCAGGTCGCCGGCAGGTGCTGTCGAATCGGACCTGGGTCGGGAACTCGGCTGCTCTGCTGGACGCTTACCCCGCACTGAGGTGTTCCGCCTGA
- a CDS encoding ABC transporter permease — protein sequence MFRLMADSKGKSRANVVPTSVNLRGLTRVGAKPPFLDYLVALWDYRHFVFFDAKANVQSGNSRDRLGSIWLILNPVLSGLTYYLIFGVLLQASRGVENFIGYLIIGVFLFQMSSRAISNGAKAIRSNLKVVQAFNFPRATLLLSVNMRELLGSVPVVLAMFLLILLFPPEEQISWLWLLIVPALLLQTVLNLGVGLVLARVVSKVNDISNLLSVALRFLMYGSCVIFPITLFDQFPTIRAIIEWNPIYQMLTIVRQSVLYNELPAWESWAILAAWALGFLAVGLVYFWNAEETYGRDQ from the coding sequence GTGTTCCGCCTGATGGCAGATTCGAAAGGGAAGAGTCGCGCTAACGTTGTGCCGACCTCTGTCAACCTTCGCGGTCTGACCAGGGTCGGGGCAAAACCTCCGTTCCTGGACTACCTGGTTGCGCTGTGGGACTACCGACATTTCGTCTTCTTTGACGCGAAGGCGAACGTTCAGTCGGGCAATAGTCGAGACCGATTGGGCAGCATCTGGCTGATCCTGAACCCGGTGCTCAGCGGGTTGACGTATTACCTGATTTTCGGCGTACTCCTCCAGGCCAGCCGCGGCGTAGAGAACTTCATCGGCTACCTCATTATTGGAGTGTTCCTCTTCCAGATGAGCAGCCGCGCCATTTCCAATGGCGCCAAAGCCATACGGTCCAACCTTAAAGTTGTCCAGGCATTCAACTTTCCCCGGGCCACCCTGTTGTTATCGGTGAACATGCGCGAACTACTCGGCAGTGTGCCGGTTGTTCTAGCGATGTTCCTGCTGATCCTCCTTTTCCCACCCGAGGAACAAATTTCCTGGCTCTGGCTCCTGATTGTTCCCGCCCTCCTGTTGCAGACAGTGCTCAACCTGGGTGTCGGACTGGTTCTGGCGCGGGTGGTCTCGAAAGTCAACGACATCTCGAACCTGTTGTCGGTTGCCCTCAGGTTCCTGATGTACGGCTCCTGTGTGATTTTCCCGATAACGCTCTTTGATCAGTTTCCGACTATCAGGGCGATTATCGAGTGGAACCCGATTTATCAGATGCTCACCATTGTTCGCCAGTCCGTTCTTTACAACGAACTACCCGCATGGGAGTCATGGGCGATTCTGGCTGCCTGGGCATTGGGCTTCTTGGCAGTGGGACTTGTCTATTTCTGGAACGCAGAGGAAACGTACGGCCGTGACCAGTGA
- a CDS encoding ABC transporter ATP-binding protein — protein MTSEIEFVAEQPAVVVDKVSMVYQVQSKQQAAQKGPRLLRPVRRAIGRDTSVKLQALKEVSVVVHHGESVGIIGRNGSGKSTLMKLINGRVPPSSGAVYASARPTLLGVSAALVPDISGEQNIMLGCLAMGMSKADIASKYQSIVELSGLEDSIHLPMKTYSSGMGSRLQFAIATAVDTEILLIDEALNTGDDQFKGRTKQRMNELLANAGCVFLVSHSLGTIKDMCSRVIWLDEGELVMDGNPDEVIKWYRTFVKHLTARDRVAAMKTKRRVMYDLVVPEVVVRETGRRSTE, from the coding sequence GTGACCAGTGAGATCGAATTCGTGGCCGAGCAACCTGCTGTCGTGGTGGACAAAGTAAGCATGGTCTACCAGGTCCAAAGCAAACAGCAGGCAGCCCAGAAGGGGCCCCGTCTGCTACGGCCCGTTCGACGGGCCATCGGGCGCGACACCTCCGTAAAGCTCCAGGCGCTGAAAGAGGTCTCCGTGGTGGTGCACCACGGGGAGTCCGTCGGAATCATAGGGCGCAATGGTTCAGGCAAGAGCACTCTGATGAAGCTCATCAACGGGCGCGTACCGCCGTCGTCGGGCGCAGTCTACGCGTCCGCCAGGCCAACGTTACTAGGAGTAAGCGCCGCGTTGGTTCCGGACATCTCAGGGGAACAGAACATCATGCTGGGGTGCCTGGCCATGGGCATGTCAAAGGCAGATATTGCTAGCAAATACCAGAGCATCGTGGAACTATCCGGACTGGAGGATTCCATTCATTTACCCATGAAGACATACTCCTCCGGGATGGGGTCTCGGCTACAGTTCGCCATTGCCACCGCAGTGGATACGGAGATCCTCCTAATCGATGAGGCGCTGAACACCGGAGATGACCAGTTCAAGGGCCGAACCAAGCAGAGGATGAATGAACTTCTCGCCAACGCCGGTTGTGTGTTTCTCGTGAGCCATAGCCTAGGCACCATCAAGGATATGTGTAGCAGGGTGATCTGGCTCGACGAGGGCGAGTTGGTCATGGATGGCAACCCCGATGAAGTGATCAAGTGGTATCGCACCTTCGTCAAGCACCTCACGGCACGAGATCGGGTGGCTGCCATGAAGACTAAGCGACGTGTGATGTATGACTTGGTAGTGCCCGAGGTGGTTGTCCGGGAAACCGGCCGAAGGAGCACTGAATGA
- a CDS encoding glycosyltransferase — protein MLWHFRRGGIPAVRVWHQRNQAEKGVFTVDNARGAEGAWTGRRRSKRLVFAEAEPIRTEAPRRSVRAAVILDEFSASAFAYEWEMIRLTPENWPSVVANDRIDLLFVESAWNGNGGAWQYKLTGSSGPSEGFRELLQACGDKGIPTVFWNKEDPPHYEDFLPVAKLFDRVFTSDSNMVDRYRTDLGHDRIESLSFAAQPAIHNPVRPKHGWHQRDIAFAGMYFRHKFPERRAQMDLLLGAAADASASMATGLEIFSRKLGDREDYQFPSGLSPHVVGSLPYSQMLTAYKAYKVFLNVNSVTESPSMCARRIFEITASGTPVVSTRSVAIERYFAPSEVPIVETADGAASLLSALVQQASLGERQVHLAQRAIWREHTYAHRAEQVLRSAVPTLAQPVALPSVSVLVSTIRPHQLEHVFRTVGAQLEVSPELVLLTHGFTADASTLENLGKRYGIKSLVVLTAPSSQSLGECLNDCVAAASGAVLTKMDDDDFYGQHYLVDQLGALNYSGAQVVGKQAHYMYLQSHDATVLRFAHKEHRFTRMVMGPTILAPRGVFLQHPFERRSTGEDTAFLQAVIAASGTVYSSDRYNYYQQRNGSGHTWQVSDYEILASSDIAFYGKPDNHVSI, from the coding sequence ATGCTGTGGCATTTCCGCCGAGGAGGAATCCCTGCTGTCCGCGTCTGGCATCAAAGGAATCAGGCTGAGAAAGGCGTCTTCACAGTAGACAACGCCCGTGGGGCAGAGGGTGCGTGGACGGGGCGTCGCAGATCCAAACGCTTGGTTTTCGCCGAAGCAGAGCCGATACGCACAGAGGCGCCGAGACGGTCTGTTCGCGCGGCGGTGATCCTCGACGAGTTCTCTGCATCGGCATTTGCCTATGAGTGGGAAATGATCCGATTGACCCCCGAGAATTGGCCGTCGGTGGTTGCCAATGACCGGATCGACTTGCTGTTCGTGGAGTCAGCCTGGAACGGGAATGGGGGTGCCTGGCAATACAAGCTGACAGGCTCGTCAGGGCCCTCAGAGGGGTTTCGGGAACTGCTCCAAGCGTGCGGCGACAAGGGAATTCCGACGGTTTTCTGGAATAAAGAGGACCCCCCTCATTATGAGGACTTCCTACCCGTCGCAAAGTTGTTCGATCGTGTGTTCACGAGTGACTCAAACATGGTGGATCGGTATAGGACGGACCTGGGGCATGATCGGATAGAGTCGTTGTCCTTCGCAGCTCAACCGGCCATCCATAATCCGGTGCGTCCGAAACATGGATGGCATCAACGGGACATAGCCTTTGCCGGAATGTATTTCCGACACAAGTTTCCTGAACGGCGGGCGCAGATGGATTTGCTGCTCGGAGCCGCAGCTGATGCGTCGGCGTCTATGGCGACGGGACTCGAAATATTCTCGCGCAAGTTGGGTGATCGGGAAGACTATCAGTTTCCTTCGGGGCTATCGCCCCATGTTGTCGGTTCGCTGCCGTATTCCCAGATGTTGACGGCATACAAGGCGTACAAGGTATTCCTCAACGTCAACTCTGTGACTGAATCCCCGAGCATGTGCGCTCGTCGAATATTCGAGATTACCGCTTCTGGAACCCCAGTAGTCTCGACGCGCAGCGTCGCTATTGAACGCTACTTCGCTCCTTCTGAAGTTCCGATTGTCGAGACTGCAGACGGCGCGGCAAGCCTACTCTCTGCCCTCGTTCAACAAGCCTCGCTGGGTGAGCGGCAGGTGCACCTCGCGCAGCGTGCAATCTGGCGGGAACATACCTATGCGCACAGGGCTGAACAGGTTCTTCGGTCAGCTGTGCCAACGCTTGCCCAACCGGTTGCTTTGCCGAGTGTCAGCGTTTTGGTATCGACGATTCGCCCACACCAGTTAGAGCACGTATTCCGAACGGTTGGTGCACAGCTCGAGGTAAGTCCAGAGCTTGTATTGCTTACACACGGGTTTACAGCGGATGCTTCGACACTGGAGAACTTGGGAAAGCGCTACGGCATCAAATCCTTGGTTGTCCTTACTGCGCCATCAAGCCAAAGTTTGGGTGAGTGCCTGAATGACTGCGTCGCTGCGGCATCAGGCGCTGTGCTTACCAAAATGGACGATGATGACTTTTACGGGCAGCACTACCTCGTGGACCAGCTCGGCGCGTTGAACTACTCCGGGGCTCAGGTCGTCGGCAAGCAAGCCCATTACATGTACCTTCAGTCTCATGATGCGACGGTCCTGCGTTTCGCTCACAAGGAACACAGGTTCACTCGAATGGTCATGGGACCTACTATTCTCGCGCCCCGAGGGGTCTTCCTTCAGCACCCGTTTGAACGGCGCAGCACAGGGGAAGATACCGCGTTCCTGCAGGCAGTGATCGCTGCCTCGGGGACTGTCTATTCATCCGACCGATACAACTACTATCAACAACGGAATGGGTCAGGTCACACCTGGCAGGTATCCGACTACGAAATCCTGGCATCCTCGGACATCGCGTTCTATGGAAAGCCTGACAACCATGTATCAATCTAA
- the wecC gene encoding UDP-N-acetyl-D-mannosamine dehydrogenase — translation MNTIQKVAVIGLGYIGLPTAAILATNGLQVVGVDIKQDNVDAINRGEVPFVEPDLNIHVAGAVSVGSLSATTVTPSADAFILAVPTPFNADKTADLSYIEAAARGLAPQLRGGELIILESTSPPGTTQHLADYLLGLRPDLSLDGANGKPILHVAHCPERVLPGRVMIELVTNDRIVGGITDAATELARQLYHVFCQGDIHLTDAATAEMAKLVENAYRDVNIAFANELSVISDKVGIDVWELIELANHHPRVNILQPGPGVGGHCIAVDPWFIVSAAPDESKLIRQARETNDAKPAWVIDQVKAALKDAGSNAKVAALGLAFKANIDDLRESPAVEIVRQLSSDLSESTVLVAEPHVSTLPKSLTGLANVELVETANAVRDADVVLLLVDHDDFKEMDRALLEGKSVVDTRGIWR, via the coding sequence ATGAACACCATCCAAAAAGTCGCAGTTATCGGTCTCGGATACATCGGACTTCCAACTGCTGCCATTCTGGCGACCAACGGGCTTCAGGTGGTCGGCGTGGACATCAAGCAGGACAACGTGGACGCCATCAACCGCGGAGAAGTGCCATTCGTCGAGCCAGACCTCAACATTCACGTGGCGGGTGCAGTCAGCGTTGGTAGCCTGTCGGCCACAACCGTAACTCCGTCAGCAGACGCCTTTATCCTTGCTGTGCCAACTCCCTTCAACGCTGACAAGACGGCAGACCTGAGCTACATCGAGGCTGCGGCCCGCGGTCTTGCGCCACAGCTCCGAGGCGGTGAGCTGATCATCCTGGAATCAACTTCTCCCCCGGGCACAACCCAGCACCTCGCTGATTACCTGCTGGGGCTTCGTCCGGACCTCAGCCTTGACGGAGCCAACGGTAAACCAATCCTCCATGTAGCCCACTGCCCAGAACGGGTTCTCCCCGGGCGGGTCATGATTGAACTCGTAACCAATGACCGGATTGTGGGAGGGATTACCGACGCGGCGACTGAGCTCGCCCGCCAGCTGTACCACGTTTTCTGCCAGGGTGACATCCACCTCACCGATGCAGCGACCGCAGAAATGGCGAAGCTCGTCGAGAACGCTTACCGGGACGTGAATATCGCCTTTGCGAACGAACTGTCGGTCATTAGCGACAAGGTCGGCATCGACGTCTGGGAGCTGATCGAACTCGCGAACCACCACCCTAGGGTGAACATCCTGCAGCCCGGCCCAGGCGTCGGCGGCCACTGCATCGCCGTTGACCCGTGGTTCATCGTTTCGGCAGCCCCTGACGAGTCAAAGCTGATTCGTCAGGCCCGGGAAACAAACGATGCCAAGCCGGCCTGGGTTATCGATCAGGTGAAGGCGGCGCTTAAGGATGCAGGGAGTAACGCGAAGGTTGCGGCCCTCGGTCTCGCCTTTAAGGCGAACATTGATGACCTGCGAGAATCTCCGGCAGTGGAAATTGTCAGGCAGCTCAGTAGTGATCTGTCAGAGAGCACGGTTCTTGTCGCTGAACCGCACGTATCGACGCTTCCCAAGTCACTAACCGGTCTCGCCAACGTCGAGCTCGTCGAGACTGCAAACGCTGTCAGGGATGCTGACGTTGTGCTGTTGCTTGTCGATCACGATGATTTCAAGGAGATGGACCGTGCATTACTCGAGGGAAAGTCAGTAGTCGACACTCGCGGAATCTGGCGGTGA